One Malus domestica chromosome 11, GDT2T_hap1 genomic region harbors:
- the LOC103425170 gene encoding ferritin-like catalase Nec2: MKLEMATAGSISYYFSSAFLFVLAFNLLSFQAMTASGQEANDGDMVQFALNLEFMEAEFFLSGALGKGLDSISPSLTQGGPAPIGAQKANLDSLVGPIIEEFGYQEVGHIRAIVTRVGGFPRPLLNLSRQNFAKVFDLAVGFNLVPPFDPYANSVNFLLAAYLIPYVGMGGYVGVIPNLTAPATLDLAASLLGVEAGQDAVVRALLYERRNQKVFPYILTVADFTNRISAHRNRLGGSGNKDEGLIVPTTLGAENRTSSNVLSADPNSLSYARTPAEILGIVYGTGNASMPGGFFPLGANGNIATTVRI, from the exons atgaaattagaaatggCAACAGCTGGTTCAATATCTTATTATTTCAGCTCTGcatttctttttgttcttgcattcaaTCTTCTCAGCTTTCAGGCCATGACTGCTTCAGGTCAGGAAGCCAATGACGGCGATATGGTTCAATTTGCCTTGAACTTGGAATTCATGGAGGCGGAGTTTTTTCTGTCGGGTGCTTTGGGCAAAGGGCTCGACTCAATCAGTCCAAGCCTCACCCAAGGAGGTCCGGCTCCCATTGGGGCACAGAAGGCCAATCTCGACTCTCTTGTCGGCCCTATCATCGAGGAATTCGGTTATCAAGAAGTTGGTCATATCAG GGCAATTGTTACACGAGTAGGAGGATTTCCAAGGCCACTTTTAAATCTCAGCCGTCAGAATTTTGCAAAAGTATTTGACCTAGCAGTGGGCTTCAACCTGGTCCCTCCATTCGATCCCTATGCAAACTCCGTCAATTTTCTGTTGGCAGCCTACTTGATTCCTTATGTGGGTATGGGAGGTTACGTTGGCGTCATCCCAAACCTCACCGCTCCTGCTACTCTAGAT TTGGCTGCATCACTTTTGGGTGTTGAGGCTGGGCAAGATGCCGTGGTACGTGCGCTACTGTATGAGAGAAGGAATCAGAAGGTGTTTCCTTACATCCTCACCGTGGCTGATTTCACCAACCGAATTTCTGCACATAGGAATCGGCTGGGCGGGAGTGGCAACAAAGATGAAGGGCTCATAGTACCCACCACCCTTGGGGCGGAGAATCGGACGTCTAGTAACGTCCTATCGGCCGATCCTAACTCTCTTTCGTATGCAAGGACACCAGCTGAGATTTTGGGGATTGTGTATGGAACTGGAAATGCATCAATGCCTGGCGGGTTTTTCCCTCTAGGAGCAAATGGCAATATTGCGACCACCGTGCGTATATAA
- the LOC103416088 gene encoding GTP-binding protein BRASSINAZOLE INSENSITIVE PALE GREEN 2, chloroplastic-like: MLLIARTHSLSKLKPLLSLSLLAQSFPAQTPYSNFPSFPKPHLQIPTNSQSLPFSTIFFHPFSSSQSLPFNREGNYDETTAGARHVCRGCGVHMQDSDPKHPGFFLKPSKKDPRTYRLGTHLEHVGQVPEFNDSLKRGLIIEPENLSSEADLVGVKVEKPVVCARCHSLRHYGKVKDLTVENLLPDFDFDHTVGRKLALTSGTRSVVLMVVDAADFDGSFPKKVAKLVSDTIEEHFTAWKQGKSGNVPRVVLVVTKIDLLPSSLSPTRLEHWVRTRAREGGASKITSVHLVSSVRDWGLKNLVDDVTSLAGPRGNVWAVGAQNAGKSTLINAIGKHVGGKITHLTEAPVPGTTLGIVRVEGVLPGHTKLFDTPGLLNPHQITTRLTREEQSLVNISKELRPRTYRIKDGYSVHIAGLMRLDIEESSVDSVYVTVWASPYLPLHMGKTENACTMIEEHFGRQLQPPIGENRVKELGQWVRKEFRISGNSWDSSSVDIAAAGLGWFAVGLKGEAVLSVWTYDGIDIVLRNALLPHRSYIFEEAGFTVSKIVSKADRASNKPQHKSEKKRKQSDQKESVPC; the protein is encoded by the exons atgCTACTGATAGCTCGAACGCACTCTCTCTCTAAGCTCAAacccctcctttctctctccctcctcgCCCAATCCTTCCCAGCCCAAACCCCCTATTCAAATTTCCCTTCATTCCCAAAACCCCACCTCCAAATTCCCACAAATTCTCAATCTTTACCATTTTCCACCATTTTcttccacccattttcttcgtctCAATCCTTGCCCTTTAACCGCGAAGGAAATTACGATGAAACTACCGCCGGAGCTCGCCACGTCTGCCGTGGGTGTGGAGTTCACATGCAGGATTCCGACCCCAAACACCCCGGATTCTTCCTCAAGCCCTCGAAAAAGGATCCGAGGACGTATCGGTTGGGGACCCATCTCGAGCACGTTGGTCAAGTGCCGGAATTCAATGACTCTCTCAAAAGGGGTCTCATAATCGAGCCCGAAAACTTGAGTTCTGAGGCCGATTTGGTGGGAGTCAAGGTCGAAAAGCCGGTGGTCTGCGCACGGTGTCATTCTCTGAGGCATTACGGGAAAGTGAAGGATCTGACGGTGGAGAATTTACTACCGGATTTTGACTTTGATCATACGGTTGGGAGGAAGTTAGCTTTGACGTCGGGGACCCGATCAGTGGTGCTAATGGTGGTGGATGCCGCAGACTTCGATGGATCGTTTCCTAAAAAGGTTGCCAAGTTGGTTTCGGATACAATTGAGGAGCATTTCACAGCTTGGAAACAGGGGAAATCAGGGAATGTGCCGAGAGTGGTGCTTGTGGTGACAAAGATTGATCTTTTGCCGAGTTCGTTGTCGCCCACGAGGTTAGAGCATTGGGTTAGGACAAGAGCAAGGGAGGGCGGAGCGAGTAAGATAACGAGTGTGCATTTGGTGAGTTCTGTGAGGGATTGGGGGTTGAAGAATCTTGTTGATGATGTTACTAGCTTGGCAGGGCCGAGAGGGAATGTGTGGGCAGTAGGGGCGCAGAATGCCGGGAAGAGTACACTGATAAATGCGATAGGGAAGCATGTTGGAGGGAAGATTACGCATCTGACAGAAGCGCCAGTTCCCGGAACAACATTGGGAATTGTTAGAGTGGAAGGTGTTCTTCCTGGTCATACCAAGTTGTTTGATACTCCCGGGCTTTTGAATCCTCATCAGATTACGACTAGGTTGACAAGAGAGGAACAAAGTCTTGTCAACATTAGCAAGGAGTTGAGACCGAGGACGTACAGGATCAAG GATGGGTATTCAGTTCATATCGCTGGGCTTATGAGGCTGGATATAGAAGAATCATCCGTAGATTCTGTTTATGTTACTGTATGGGCATCTCCTTATCTTCCACTACACATGGGAAAAACCGAAAATGCATGCACAATGATAGAGGAACATTTTGGTCGTCAATTGCAG CCACCAATTGGAGAGAATAGAGTTAAGGAGCTTGGGCAGTGGGTGAGAAAGGAATTTCGAATCAGCGGAAACAGTTGGGATTCAAGTTCGGTGGATATTGCTGCTGCAGGTCTTGGTTGGTTTGCTGTTGGACTTAAAGGagaggcagttttgagtgtttggacGTATGATGGTATCGACATTGTTCTTCGCAATGCATTACTTCCTCACAGATCATACATTTTTGAAGAAGCTGGGTTTACCGTCTCTAAGATTGTTTCCAAGGCTGACCGAGCTTCAAATAAGCCACAACACAAAagtgagaagaagaggaaacaaAGCGACCAGAAGGAATCTGTTCCCTGCTGA
- the LOC103431634 gene encoding E3 ubiquitin-protein ligase SINAT2-like encodes MSPGGRFCEDVTESCMAFADTDVATSTADLRASPFRKAAAGLIGNPGLPPNSNVHDLLECPVCMSLMCPTIHQCPNGHTLCSSCKVRVHNCCPTCRNELGNIRCLALEKVAESLDLPCRYQIYGCQDIFPYYSKLKHEKICNYRPYSCPYAGAECSVTGDIQFLMMHLKNDHKVDMHDGSTFNHRYVKSNPQEVENATWMLTIFNCFGRQFCLHFEAFHIGTAPVYMAFLRFMGDDDEAKQFTYSLEVSGSGRKLMWQGIPRSIRDSHRKVRDSQDGLIIQRNLALFFSGGSRQELKLKVAGRIWKEH; translated from the exons ATGTCTCCTGGAGGTCGCTTCTGTGAAGATGTGACCGAGTCTTGTATGGCATTTGCAGATACTGATGTTGCAACTTCCACTGCTGATCTAAGGGCTTCCCCTTTCAGAAAAGCTGCTGCTGGTTTGATTGGAAATCCTGGACTGCCACCAAATAGTAATGTGCATGATCTACTCGAGTGTCCTGTTTGCATGAGTTTAATGTGTCCTACAATTCACCAG TGTCCAAATGGCCATACTCTTTGCTCGAGCTGTAAGGTCAGAGTGCACAACTGTTGCCCCACTTGTCGAAACGAACTTGGAAATATAAGGTGCTTGGCACTGGAGAAAGTAGCAGAGTCTCTGGATCTTCCTTGTAGATACCAAATTTATGGTTGCCAAGATATATTCCCATACTACAGCAAGCTAAAGCATGAGAAAATCTGTAACTATCGTCCGTACAGCTGCCCTTATGCTGGAGCTGAATGTTCTGTCACTGGAGATATCCAATTTCTTATGATGCATCTTAAAAATGATCACAAGGTCGACATGCATGACGGGAGTACTTTCAACCACAGATATGTTAAATCCAATCCCCAAGAAGTTGAAAACGCTACATGGATGTTGACA ATTTTCAACTGTTTTGGCCGTCAGTTTTGCTTGCATTTTGAGGCATTCCACATTGGAACCGCACCGGTTTACATGGCATTCCTAAGGTTCATGGGCGATGATGATGAGGCGAAGCAATTCACTTATAGTCTTGAAGTCAGTGGCAGTGGTAGAAAGCTCATGTGGCAAGGAATTCCTCGGAGTATCCGAGATAGCCACCGAAAGGTCCGTGACAGTCAAGACGGACTAATTATTCAGAGGAACTTAGCACTCTTCTTCTCGGGTGGTAGTAGGCAGGAGCTGAAGCTGAAAGTCGCCGGCCGTATATGGAAAGAACACTGA
- the LOC114819420 gene encoding formate--tetrahydrofolate ligase, producing MSPSSKTARKLQVASPVPADIDIANSVEPFHISEIAKELNLSPDHYDLYGKYKAKVLLSVIDELKGSGDGYYVVVGGITPTPLGEGKSTTTVGLCQALGAFQDKKVVTCLRQPSQGPTFGIKGGAAGGGYSQVIPMDEFNLHMTGDIHAITAANNLLAAAIDTRIFHEATQSDKALLNRLCPPNKEGKRSFNDIMFRRLKKLSISKTTPEELTPEEVKQFARLDIDPNSITWRRVMDINDRFLRKISIGQGPDEKGMVRETGFDISVASEIMAVLALTTSLTDMRERLGKMVIGNSRAGDPVTADDLGVGGALTVLMKDAINPTLMQTLEGTPVLVHAGPFANIAHGNSSIVADKIALKLVGPGGFVVTEAGFGADIGTEKFMNIKCRYSGLTPQCAVIVATIRALKMHGGGPDVVAGKPLNKAYVTEDVALVEAGCVNLAKHISNTKAYGVNVVVAVNKFSTDSEAELNAVRNAALAAGAYDAVICTHHAHGGKGAVDLGIAVQKACENVTQPLKFLYPLEFSIKEKIEAIAKSYGASGVEYSEQAEKQIEMYSKQGFSGLPICMAKTQYSFSHNASEKGAPTGFVLPIRDVRASIGAGFIYPLVGTMSTMPGLPTRPCFYDIDLDTATGRVIGLS from the exons ATGAGTCCTTCATCCAAGACGGCGAGGAAGCTGCAGGTGGCGTCGCCAGTGCCGGCGGATATCGACATTGCCAACTCTGTCGAGCCTTTCCACATCTCTGAGATTGCAAAAGAGCTTAATCTCAGTCCCGACCACTACGATCTTTATGGGAAATACAAAGCCAAG GTTTTGTTATCAGTGATTGATGAGCTGAAAGGATCTGGAGATGGGTATTATGTGGTGGTTGGAGGGATTACTCCTACCCCTCTTGGAGAAGGCAAGTCTACCACTACTGTTGGACTCTGTCAAGCTTTGGGTGCTTTTCAGGATAAGAAG GTTGTTACTTGCCTTCGTCAGCCATCACAAGGACCAACTTTTGGAATCAAAGGGGGTGCAGCAGGTGGTGGTTACAGTCAGGTGATACCAATGGATGAGTTTAATCTTCACATGACGGGAGATATTCATGCAATAACAGCTGCAAACAATCTTCTGGCTGCTGCCATTGATACTCGGATTTTCCACGAGGCAACCCAATCAGATAAGGCTCTACTGAACCGGTTATGTCCaccaaacaaagaaggaaaacgGAGCTTCAATGACATCATGTTTAGACGTCTAAAGAAGCTGAGTATCTCCAAGACCACGCCCGAGGAGCTTACACCGGAAGAAGTTAAGCAATTTGCCAGGCTTGATATTGACCCAAATTCTATCACATGGAGAAGAGTAATGGATATAAATGACCGGTTCTTGAGGAAGATTTCAATTGGTCAAGGCCCTGACGAGAAAGGGATGGTAAGAGAAACAGGATTTGATATTTCAGTTGCCAGTGAAATAATGGCAGTTTTGGCCCTTACAACATCTCTAACGGATATGAGGGAGAGGCTTGGGAAAATGGTGATTGGAAACAGCAGGGCTGGTGACCCTGTAACCGCCGATGATCTTGGTGTTGGAGGTGCTTTAACAGTGCTAATGAAGGATGCTATTAACCCTACATTAATGCAGACTCTTGAGGGAACCCCAGTTCTTGTTCATGCTGGTCCTTTTGCAAACATTGCGCACGGGAATTCCTCCATTGTGGCTGATAAGATTGCACTGAAACTGGTAGGACCAGGTGGGTTTGTGGTCACAGAAGCTGGTTTTGGTGCTGATATTGGTACTGAAAAGTTCATGAACATAAAATGCAGGTATAGTGGTTTAACACCACAATGTGCAGTTATAGTTGCAACTATAAGGGCCTTGAAAATGCATGGTGGCGGGCCTGATGTTGTTGCCGGGAAGCCTCTTAACAAGGCCTACGTTACTGAGGATGTTGCTTTGGTTGAGGCGGGTTGTGTGAATTTGGCCAAGCATATTTCAAACACAAAAGCCTATGGTGTGAATGTTGTTGTTGCCGTGAACAAGTTCTCGACCGATAGTGAAGCAGAACTAAATGCAGTCAGAAATGCAGCATTGGCTGCTGGGGCATATGATGCCGTTATTTGTACTCATCACGCCCATGGTGGAAAAGGAGCG GTAGACCTAGGAATTGCGGTTCAAAAAGCCTGTGAGAATGTTACACAACCTTTGAAGTTCTTATATCCTCTAGAGTTTAGTATTAAAGAGAAAATAGAAGCAATAGCCAAGTCATATGGAGCGAGCGGTGTTGAATACTCAGAGCAG GCTGAGAAACAAATTGAGATGTACAGCAAGCAAGGGTTTTCTGGTCTGCCCATATGCATGGCGAAAACCCAGTATTCGTTTTCACATAATGCTTCTGAGAAAGGAGCCCCCACCGGATTCGTCTTACCAATAAGGGATGTAAGAGCTAGCATTGGAGCTGGATTCATCTATCCTTTGGTGGGAACAATGAGTACAATGCCGGGTC